The proteins below come from a single Yamadazyma tenuis chromosome 5, complete sequence genomic window:
- a CDS encoding D-arabinose 1-dehydrogenase (EggNog:ENOG503NXMU; COG:C), with protein MLITEKPVGPTSPPRPYSITDLPPLIVGGATFNYQYTDNPEAAPIYEILDTAFNSGLIAVDTSPYYGPSEILVGKALTELSTKWPRETYFICTKAGRIALNEFDYSASAIRKSVKRSLERLNTEYLDLVYLHDIEFGEIDDIMDGLKELKRLKAEGIVKNIGITGYPVDFLYRVALAAHNNEEIGSLDAILSYCHGCIQNTTLFEYYSKFFDECHVKKIMNGSILSMSLLRSGKTHTFHPGSTELKEAVAAVAKDLSEQGVELAELSTRFALKSWLFDTSKATQSDKTNLSWNKKTSVVLGLGNVDELMSAITNFWKVKLNVSNSSEDDAKYVAQVQQQLGSHFNESWESGIEHDI; from the coding sequence ATGTTGATTACAGAAAAACCGGTGGGACCTACACTGCCACCACGGCCATATTCAATCACTGACTTGCCTCCGTTAATTGTGGGAGGTGCCACCTTCAACTATCAGTATACTGACAACCCCGAGGCTGCGCCTATCTATGAAATACTTGACACAGCTTTCAACAGCGGTCTTATTGCCGTCGACACATCACCATACTACGGGCCATCCGAGATTTTGGTGGGGAAAGCGTTGACGGAGCTTTCGACGAAGTGGCCACGTGAAACGTACTTTATTTGCACTAAGGCTGGCAGAATTGCACTCAATGAATTTGACTATTCGGCAAGTGCCATCCGGAAATCGGTGAAAAGGTCGCTTGAGCGATTGAACACCGAGTACTTGGATTTGGTATACCTCCACGACATCGAGTTTGGTGAAATTGACGATATCATGGACGGActcaaagagttgaagagacTCAAAGCTGAAGGCATTGTCAAGAACATTGGTATCACCGGCTACCCGGTGGATTTTTTGTATCGGGTGGCCTTGGCAGCCCATAATAACGAGGAAATTGGCAGCCTAGACGCGATTTTGTCCTACTGCCATGGGTGTATCCAAAACACCACTTTGTTTGAGTATTATTCCAAATTTTTTGACGAGTGTCACGTTAAAAAAATCATGAACGGGTCGATCTTGTCCATGTCGTTGTTGCGATCCGGCAAGACTCACACCTTCCATCCCGGTTCcaccgagttgaaggaagcTGTGGCGGCGGTGGCTAAGGATTTACTGGAGCAGGGGGTAGAATTGGCAGAACTTTCCACTAGGTTTGCGTTGAAGTCGTGGCTTTTCGACACCAGCAAGGCTACACAAAGCGATAAGACCAACTTATCGTGGAACAAAAAGACGTCGGTGGTATTAGGGCTCGGGAATGTCGATGAGTTGATGTCggccatcaccaacttttggaaggtcaagttgaatgtCCTGAACAGCAGTGAAGACGACGCCAAGTATGTTGCTCAGGTACAGCAGCAGTTGGGCCTGCATTTTAACGAGTCATGGGAGAGTGGAATTGAACATGACATATGA
- the GCY1_2 gene encoding Glycerol 2-dehydrogenase (NADP(+)) (EggNog:ENOG503NU9F; COG:S): MSLSVTSKTFKLNTGASIPAVGLGTWRATEADAAYKSVKTALQNGYRHIDTAAIYGNEEEVGRGIKDSGVPRSEIFVTTKLWNKNHKDVEGALNESLSKLGLDYVDLYLIHWPHSTDPVTGKDYTDWDYVDTYKELQKVYKASNKIKAIGVSNFTIAKIERLLADKDVTVVPAANQVELHPLLPQDRLLKYLNEKGIYAEAYSPLGSNDSPLFKNGTVVSIAKKFDIEPAQVLISWAVQRGTVVLPKSVTASRVISNLKTLVLPDEEFEQLSKLSEKDGVVRTCDPGWHTYDDDLA, from the coding sequence ATGTCTTTGTCCGTGACATCCAAAAcattcaaattgaacaccGGTGCTTCAATTCCTGCCGTGGGATTGGGAACCTGGAGAGCCACCGAAGCAGATGCTGCTTATAAGTCTGTCAAAACCGCTTTGCAAAATGGCTACAGACACATTGATACCGCTGCTATATACggaaatgaagaagaagtaggAAGAGGGATCAAGGATTCGGGTGTCCCCAGAAGTGAGATTTTTGTCACCACTAAATTATGGAACAAAAACCACAAGGATGTCGAAGGTGCTTTGAACGAGTCGTTATCCAAATTGGGCTTGGACTACGTCGACTTGTACTTGATTCACTGGCCACACTCCACCGACCCAGTCACCGGAAAGGATTACACCGATTGGGACTATGTGGACACTTACAAGgagttgcaaaaagttTACAAAGCCAgcaacaaaatcaaggcCATCGGAGTGTCCAACTTCACGATTGCCAAGATCGAAAGGCTTTTGGCCGATAAAGATGTGACGGTGGTGCCTGCTGCCAACCAGGTCGAGTTGCACCCCTTGTTGCCTCAGGACcggttgttgaagtacttgaatgaAAAGGGTATTTACGCTGAAGCGTACTCGCCTTTAGGTTCCAACGATTCGccattgttcaagaacggTACTGTGGTTTCAATTGcaaagaagtttgacaTCGAACCAGCACAGGTGTTGATCTCATGGGCTGTCCAAAGAGGTACTGTAGTTTTGCCCAAGTCTGTGACTGCATCGCGGgtgatttccaacttgaagacgttGGTGTTGCCGGACGAGGAGTTTGAGCAGTTGAGCAAGTTATCCGAGAAGGACGGAGTGGTTAGAACTTGTGACCCAGGCTGGCACACGTACGATGACGACCTTGCCTAG
- the MNR2 gene encoding CorA metal ion transporter (COG:U; EggNog:ENOG503NTYW) — protein sequence MGSHKQRNPYGDEYDKNDDASTTSSTNKDTDYSGAFIDHRLHNDLAHLHSSPSRARRRNSSIIGQKAPFSSYTEAATPLTDRNLRTWTHGNQPVAVAGTSPKTFRSIAIDMDKYTRDQSNYLQTPAQPMYHAYHDDPNTYDNGSINSMEFGESNPPSEHSGDSTSLDDVCFPDYYDDINETAAATWPDLKVLKDFISEEKSSLEDHHREPDQEVSPTDTHSEHVNFRLKSSPGRVEDDELGESRRPFQVTPTPIRPDEVAQLPGTRRPGVCRFTYFRDDLPNTIHAPTLSELLVNEKSMKVTEQPNLSQKWRDEDSREEVTNGNLDLKDLFSPLHYSGLDIPRTGSQTPVVQNHTPTVSGVSSPAPAPVPTVALSTSAPGMAQARIAAANGHGNGETVSQTPGTGTVSESVSGDSVTPFWLDVLDPTEEEMKVLSKTFGIHPLTTEDIFLGEAREKVELFKSYYFVSFMSFDIVYERRKQRSKEKEKKLSKLQELHERDNNGIMKRILRQIHGSSGNIGLATRSSSSNKSTGKKIREGELSPLSMYIIVFRHAVITFHFSPTPHPINVRRRARLLKDFLTVSSDWISYALIDDITDSFAPMIESIEDEVNAIEEAILRMHAGDSDSDSDSDSDDDEESRPPNVFVKRTRTKSTVDKSGMGLERSRTKSRTTTSGSRTKSSGSRVVAWKRKGDMLRRIGECRKRVMSLLRLLGSKADVIKGFTKRLNEVDSSRRPGAQESKSEISMYSGDIQDHIITMVQSLNHYEKLLARFHSNYLAQINIDMTKVNNDTNNVLGKITILGTIVLPINVVTGLWGMNCLVPGQGYDGLTWFWSIIGGMFMFSVFAYNYAKRAFEL from the coding sequence ATGGGATCTCACAAACAACGAAACCCATATGGGGATGAGTATGACAAGAACGACGACGCATCCACCACATCGTCCACAAACAAGGACACTGACTACTCAGGGGCATTTATTGATCACCGTCTTCACAATGACTTGGCCCATCTCCATTCGTCGCCGTCTCGCGCCAGACGGAGAAACTCTCTGATAATCGGTCAGAAAGCTCCCTTCAGCTCGTATACTGAAGCGGCAACACCGCTCACCGACAGGAATCTTAGGACTTGGACCCATGGCAACCAACCTGTCGCTGTAGCTGGAACCAGCCCCAAGACTTTCAGATCCATTGCTATTGATATGGATAAATACACCAGAGACCAGTCTAACTACCTCCAGACCCCAGCCCAGCCCATGTACCACGCATACCACGACGACCCCAATACCTACGACAATGGTAGCATCAACTCGATGGAGTTTGGTGAGAGTAACCCGCCTAGTGAACATCTGGGTGACTCCACCTCGCTTGACGATGTGTGTTTTCCAGATTACTATGACGACATCAACGAGACGGCTGCCGCAACGTGGCCCGACTTAAAGGTCTTGAAGGACTTCATCTCCGAGGAGAAGCTGCTGCTTGAAGACCACCATCGTGAACCCGACCAGGAAGTATCACCCACCGATACCCACAGTGAGCATGTAAATTTCCGCTTAAAGCTGTCCCCTGGCCGCGTAGAGGATGACGAGCTTGGCGAGAGCCGTCGGCCATTCCAGGTGACTCCAACGCCGATACGTCCGGACGAGGTGGCCCAACTTCCCGGCACTCGACGTCCTGGAGTGTGTCGGTTCACATATTTTAGAGATGATTTACCCAACACCATCCATGCTCCGACCCTCAGcgagttgttggtgaacgAGAAGAGCATGAAGGTGACAGAACAGCCCAATTTGTCGCAGAAGTGGCGGGATGAAGACCTGAGAGAAGAGGTCACTAATGGTAATTTGGACCTTAAAGACCTTTTCCTGCCACTACATTACAGTGGACTTGATATTCCACGCACCGGCAGCCAAACTCCGGTGGTACAGAACCACACGCCCACCGTGCTGGGGGTTCTGTCACCCGCCCCGGCACCAGTACCGACAGTGGCCTTATCGACTTCGGCTCCTGGAATGGCCCAAGCTCGCATCGCAGCTGCGAATGGTCATGGCAATGGTGAAACGGTGAGCCAGACACCTGGCACCGGCACTGTGTCGGAGTCAGTGTCGGGTGACAGTGTCACTCCGTTCTGGCTAGATGTGCTTGACCCCACCGAAGAGGAAATGAAGGTGCTTTCCAAAACGTTTGGCATCCACCCATTGACTACCGAAGATATATTTCTCGGCGAGGCTCGCGAGAAGGTcgagttgttcaagtcataCTACTTTGTGAGTTTCATGTCGTTCGATATCGTGTACGAACGGCGTAAGCAACGGTCCAAggagaaggaaaagaagttaAGCAAGCTTCAAGAGCTTCACGAACGCGACAACAACGGGATCATGAAACGGATTTTGCGCCAGATCCATGGCAGTAGCGGAAATATCGGCTTGGCCACCAGACTGTCAAGCTCGAACAAATCGACTGGCAAGAAGATTCGTGAAGGAGAACTCTCGCCGTTGTCTATGTACATCATTGTGTTCAGACATGCAGTAATAACGTTTCACTTTTCTCCAACGCCTCACCCCATAAATGTCAGGCGTAGAGCACGGTTGTTAAAAGACTTCTTGACAGTTTCGTCTGATTGGATCTCGTATGCGTTGATTGACGATATCACCGACTCGTTTGCTCCTATGATAGAGAGCATTGAAGACGAAGTCAatgccattgaagaagccattttGCGGATGCATGCGGGAGACAGCGATTCGGACTCGGACCTGGACctggatgatgatgaagaatccCGGCCGCCCAATGTGTTTGTGAAGCGTACTCGTACCAAAAGCACGGTTGACAAAAGTGGGATGGGGTTGGAACGATCCAGGACCAAGTCCCGTACTACCACGTCTGGCTCGCGGACCAAGTCTTCTGGCTCACGGGTCGTTGCGTGGAAGCGTAAAGGTGACATGTTACGGCGTATTGGAGAGTGTCGAAAGCGAGTAATGTCGTTGTTGCGATTACTTGGATCCAAAGCCGACGTTATCAAAGGGTTCACCAAGCGGTTGAATGAAGTAGACTCGTCCCGTCGTCCCGGAGCCCAGGAGTCCAAGCTGGAGATTCTGATGTACTCAGGAGACATCCAGGATCATATCATCACGATGGTTCAGTCACTTAACCACTATGAGAAGCTCTTGGCCCGGTTCCATTCCAACTATCTTGCTCAAATCAATATAGACATGACAAAGGTTAATAATGATACCAATAACGTGTTGGGAAAGATCACGATTTTGGGTACGATTGTGTTGCCAATAAATGTGGTGACGGGATTATGGGGGATGAATTGTTTGGTTCCAGGACAGGGGTATGATGGATTGACGTGGTTTTGGTCGATCATTGGGGGAATGTTCATGTTTTCGGTGTTTGCGTACAACTATGCCAAGAGGGCATTTGAGTTGTAG
- the HOF1 gene encoding formin-binding protein (COG:D; EggNog:ENOG503NVT9) encodes MGAPSMTSRYNEVHKEETAFVNNFWDDADVGYSHVVNRVKNSVSTMQELLDYYLERINIEKDYSRKLERLNSLPLGRNETGVLKKSLDKLNYENNQMVKFNTKFVKSVNQINYEKLNHFYVMYTKKTKRIMSHIHKIVTKKTDILKDLTVTKEAYKQNCSQVKSLGLTVQTTWGKELEKNEKKLEKLQQSSQVTERNYRISIDNFNKINEIFKRDWMLALSEIYQLEIERIQLIKINCFNFCNNVATLCVDNDQSADLARSFFAKISPPQDIQDFSNNYGTGNKILVEPKFIDFMKGLDDENDKNYETAEFEIPEFNHLLSRSYSTYSSATQQSRQSQTTQPLKQRSFDPQASPEYRRRSFDPQSSPERKHRSLEPQTPSPIKTSAPEIPPPKTSTVEPLTTLSLPKPEDTKSNYSTNNLSPDERTDIFSIKSHKFNDSNGSSNYSNPTNYSSNSAGERTWASPRKREKQLSQFQEKINLKSKDLPSLDRSTTSCNASPTKTPITKDFSIDFIAKALEDLNSGGNGDVSQYRRSMRISRHQDELTQSQTAPTTPFAMKIRPERDDHGEVPTRVDTISFKSPQPKRTMDPLSVKQKVRPKSMYESVAFDAAKSVNPQMRTLSRPRSFTNLHSMISQVTPVNKKPFLAKARARYSYKPQHQGELFFRKGWNMYVIHKQPDNWYLCELGDNCDEKVGLMGLVPGNYVVEGDDVF; translated from the coding sequence ATGGGTGCTCCTTCAATGACAAGTAGATATAACGAAGTCCACAAAGAGGAAACAGCATTTGTAAACAATTTCTGGGATGACGCCGATGTCGGGTACTCCCATGTCGTCAACCGGGTCAAAAATTCCGTCTCCACCATGCAAGAGTTGCTAGACTACTATTTAGAACGGATCAACATCGAAAAAGACTATTCCCGCAAACTCGAGCGGCTCAACCTGTTGCCACTCGGCAGAAACGAGACCggggtgttgaagaagagtttggATAAGCTCAACTATGAAAACAACCAGATggtgaagttcaacaccaagtttgTCAAATCCGTCAATCAAATCAACTACGAGAAACTTAACCATTTTTACGTGATGTATACCAAGAAGACCAAGCGTATCATGTCCCACATACACAAGATTGTCACCAAGAAAACCGACATATTGAAGGATCTTACAGTGACCAAGGAGGCTTATAAGCAGAATTGTTCGCAAGTCAAGTCGCTCGGATTGACAGTGCAGACTACTTGGGGaaaagagttggaaaagaatgaaaagaagttggagaagttgcAGCAGAGCTCACAAGTCACCGAACGTAACTACCGGATCTCCATcgacaacttcaacaagatcaatgagaTTTTCAAAAGGGACTGGATGTTGGCCCTCAGTGAAATCTACCAGTTGGAGATCGAGCGGATccaattgatcaaaatcaactgtTTCAATTTCTGCAACAATGTAGCCACCTTATGTGTGGACAACGATCAGTCGGCCGACTTGGCACGGAGTTTCTTTGCTAAGATATCGCCTCCTCAAGACATTCAGGATTTCAGCAACAACTACGGAACCGGTAATAAGATACTTGTGGAGCCCAAGTTCATCGACTTTATGAAAGGCTTGGACGACGAGAACGACAAGAACTACGAGACAGCTGAATTCGAGATTCCCGAGTTCAACCATCTTTTGTCGAGATCATACTCCACATACTCACTGGCCACTCAGCAGAGCCGGCAACTGCAAACGACTCAACCACTTAAACAACGGAGTTTCGACCCACAAGCACTGCCTGAGTACAGACGTCGTAGTTTCGATCCACAATCACTGCCTGAACGCAAACACCGCAGTTTGGAGCCACAGACACCTTCGCCCATAAAGACGTCTGCTCCCGAGATCCCACCCCCAAAAACTTCTACCGTTGAACCTCTAACTACCCTCAGCTTGCCCAAACCTGAAGATACCAAATCAAATTACAGCACCAACAACCTTTCTCCCGATGAAAGAACCGATATTTTCTCCATAAAATCCCACAAGTTCAACGACAGCAACGGTTCATCCAACTACTCCAACCCCACCAACTATTCATCCAATTCTGCTGGTGAGCGGACCTGGGCATCTCCCAGAAAACGGGAAAAGCAGCTTTCCCAATTCCAGgaaaaaatcaacttgaagtccaaGGACTTGCCTTCTCTCGATAGAAGCACCACATCTTGCAACGCATCACCCACAAAGACCCCTATCACCAAAGACTTCTCCATTGACTTTATTGCCAAAGCGCTCGAGGACCTCAATTCTGGCGGAAATGGCGACGTCAGCCAGTATCGTCGGTCGATGAGGATATCTCGCCACCAGGACGAGCTTACACAGTCCCAAACCGCCCCGACCACCCCATTCGCTATGAAAATACGGCCTGAAAGAGACGACCATGGCGAAGTGCCCACCCGGGTCGACACTATCAGCTTCAAATCTCCGCAGCCCAAACGGACCATGGATCCATTGTCCGTCAAACAGAAAGTACGCCCCAAGTCCATGTATGAGTCTGTGGCATTCGATGCTGCCAAGTCGGTGAACCCTCAAATGCGCACCCTCTCCAGGCCCAGGTCGTTCACAAATCTCCACTCAATGATCAGCCAGGTTACACCTGTTAACAAAAAGCCgtttttggccaaggccCGAGCCCGCTACTCCTACAAGCCCCAGCACCAGGGAGAGCTTTTCTTCCGCAAAGGATGGAATATGTATgtgatccacaaacagccTGATAATTGGTACTTGTGTGAATTGGGAGATAACTGCGACGAAAAAGTGGGGCTCATGGGGCTTGTTCCTGGGAACTACGTTGTAGAGGGAGATGATGTGTTCTAA
- a CDS encoding uncharacterized protein (EggNog:ENOG503P23S; COG:K): MSTKRKDETSEPSETVIPLDNYKQVTVRRFKTMNLVDIREFYVDKVTKEKKPGKKGISLTEEMWKKLMASQHQIQEALDQLNSEPPAKKVKQESISKKTVNDSEED, translated from the coding sequence atgtcGACGAAAAGAAAAGATGAAACCAGCGAGCCATCAGAAACAGTGATCCCCCTCGACAATTACAAGCAGGTAACCGTGCGCCGATTCAAGACTATGAATTTGGTGGACATTCGTGAGTTTTACGTCGATAAGGTCACCAAGGAGAAAAAACCCGGTAAAAAAGGCATTTCATTAACAGAAGAAATGTGGAAGAAGCTCATGGCATCACAGCACCAGATCCAGGAGGCGTTGGACCAACTCAATAGCGAGCCGCCCGCCAAAAAGGTCAAGCAGGAATCTATACTGAAGAAAACTGTCAATGACAGTGAAGAGGATTAG
- the YET1 gene encoding ER 25 kDa transmembrane protein (COG:U; EggNog:ENOG503P3FD), protein MVLPLPHVFRRRIVSLIDVLRSSSNFKIGVGFYSLILAMQFADCLQRLQKLDYMKTPYFTMSNIPGGPVGLTNEQLASKFYSQRNLYISGAVLYLELAIYTVGTILKKLVLKEDRLRATNLTQKFGSEQEEEAKYKQLLTVKDQEIAKVKAELETST, encoded by the coding sequence ATGGTATTACCCCTCCCCCATGTGTTCCGCCGCCGGATCGTTTCATTGATTGATGTTTTGCGCAGCCTGAGCAACTTCAAGATTGGTGTCGGGTTCTAttcattgattttggccaTGCAGTTCGCCGACTGCTTACAGCGTCTACAGAAACTCGACTACATGAAAACCCCGTATTTTACGATGTCTAACATACCCGGTGGCCCTGTTGGTTTGACCAATGAACAATTGGCTTCTAAATTTTACTCCCAGAGAAACCTTTATATCAGCGGTGCGGTGTTATACTTGGAATTGGCCATTTACACGGTGGGCACTattctcaagaagttggtgcTCAAGGAAGACAGGTTACGGGCCACCAACCTTACGCAGAAATTTGGATCCGAGcaggaagaagaagccaaatACAAGCAACTTCTCACCGTGAAAGATCAAGAGATTGCCAAAGTTAAAGCAGAACTTGAAACGTCGACGTAA
- a CDS encoding uncharacterized protein (EggNog:ENOG503NX9A; COG:K) gives MPPNPPYGHQLPQQYRYYNDQYQYYNQQQNYPYFMYNQQQNYPYNYYQNPQGQQPPPATAPVPAQSSNGQPQVLPQATESSSSSVGQYQPPGIRPRVTTTMWEDEKTLCYQVDANNVSVVRRADNNMINGTKLLNVAQMTRGRRDGILKSEKVRHVVKIGSMHLKGVWIPFERALAMAQREGIVDLLYPLFVRDIKRVIQTGISPAKNPGYYDGLSAQSASSPQQQQPQPQPQPQQPPPQLSQQPPQQPPQQPPPQTQLQQPQQPQTQPQQPQQSQQQSGSYDPQAPQQPGSVKPKDEKDEKKE, from the exons ATGCCTCCCAACCCTCCGTACGGCCACCAATTGCCCCAGCAGTATCGCTACTATAACGACCAATATCAATACTATAACCAGCAGCAAAACTACCCGTACTTTATGTACAACCAGCAACAGAATTATCCTTATAATTACTACCAAAACCCCCAGGGCCAGCAGCCACCGCCAGCGACCGCCCCCGTACCTGCCCAGCTGTCAAATGGCCAGCCCCAGGTGCTCCCACAGGCCACCGAGCTGTCGTCCTCGTCGGTGGGCCAATACCAACCTCCTGGAATCCGTCCTCGAGTAACCACCACCATGTGGGAAGATGAAAAAACTTTATGCTACCAGGTCGACGCAAACAACGTGTCGGTTGTGCGCCGGGCTGATAACAACATGATTAATGGTACTAAATTGTTGAATGTTGCTCAGATGACTAGAGGCCGCAGAGATGGGATCTTAAAGCTGGAAAAAGTCCGACATGTGGTGAAAATCGGCTCCATGCACTTGAAAGGTGTGTGGATCCCGTTTGAACGGGCGCTTGCCATGGCCCAGAGGGAAGGAATTGTCGATTTGTTGTATCCGTTGTTTGTGCGGGATATCAAGAGAGTGATCCAAACTGGAATTAGTCCTGCCAAAAACCCTGGCTACTACGACGGTCTTTCGGCACAATCGGCTCTGTCTCCCCAGCAGCAGCAACCACAACCCCAGCCCCAGCCCCAGCAACCTCCACCTCAACtatctcaacaaccacctcaacaaccacctcaacaaccacctccacaaacccaactccaacaaccacaacaaccacaGACCCAGCCCCAGCAACCACAGCAATCACAGCAGCAATCGGGTCTGTACGACCCACAGGCTCCTCAGCAGCCTGGCTCG GTGAAACCCAAGGATGAGAAAgatgagaagaaggagTAG
- the RCH1 gene encoding LRR receptor-like serine/threonine-protein kinase RGI2 (EggNog:ENOG503NV02; COG:S), with translation MSSPNPTDTVKPPPKKWVKTLKVVINYIISQWFFVFLGIFIMLAYFFPNFAKSHGTLKAEYVISYGAVAVIFLVSGLSMSTKDLVKNMLNWRAHFTVLSMSFLITSAIIFGIATGIKHAHDGAIDPYLLVGLIVTHTCPTTVSSNVVMTKAAHGNDILTLCEVFIGNILGAFITPALVQLYLQGEWAFGNPSKQSGGPDLSVSQLYAQVMKQLGLSVFVPLFVGQVIQNIFPKQTKWTLTTFKLNKVGSFMLILIMWQSFSTAFAQNAFESVSHASIIFLCFFNVGIYLFFTAMSYVYSRPFPVKYFLSKEPDASSTATYKWCYKIFKPFFYSRKDTVAVMLCGPAKTAALGVSLVTSQYGSDNSHLGILLVPLVLYQAEQVFTAGILVNFMRKWVHAEDPKPDVETMVEQEPASSVVKDAEDPSVEHQSTTNSVTTLSK, from the coding sequence ATGAGCAGTCCAAACCCCACAGATACGGTTAAACCTCCTCCCAAGAAATGGGTCAAAACATTAAAGGTCGTGATCAACTACATCATATCACAATGGTTCTTTGTATTTCTTGGTATCTTCATTATGCTAGCATACTTTTTCCCCAACTTCGCCAAACTGCACGGTACTCTCAAAGCTGAGTACGTTATCAGTTATGGGGCAGTGGCAGTCATCTTTCTTGTCAGCGGGTTATCGATGCTGACTAAAGACCTCGTAAAGAACATGCTTAACTGGAGAGCGCACTTCACGGTGTTGTCGATGTCGTTTTTGATCACTTCTGCCATTATTTTTGGGATTGCTACCGGCATTAAACATGCTCACGATGGAGCCATCGACCCgtacttgttggtgggACTCATCGTCACCCATACGTGTCCCACCACTGTATCATCGAACGTGGTGATGACCAAGGCGGCCCATGGCAACGACATTCTCACGCTTTGTGAGGTGTTCATTGGTAACATCCTCGGTGCCTTTATCACTCCAGCTCTTGTCCAGCTCTATTTACAAGGAGAATGGGCATTCGGCAATCCTTCCAAGCAACTGGGTGGGCCTGACCTCTCGGTGTCGCAGTTGTACGCCCAGGTGATGAAGCAGTTGGGGTTATCGGTGTTTGTGCCGTTATTTGTAGGCCAAGTGATCCAAAACATTTTCCCCAAACAGACAAAATGGACGCTAACCACAttcaagctcaacaagGTGGGGTCATTtatgttgattttgatcatGTGGCAGTCGTTTTCAACGGCATTTGCCCAGAATGCATTTGAGTCGGTGAGCCATGCTTCTATCATCTTcctttgtttcttcaacgTGGGAATCTATCTTTTTTTCACGGCCATGAGCTACGTCTACTCAAGGCCATTTCCcgtcaagtacttcttgTCGAAAGAGCCCGATGCGTCAAGCACAGCCACCTACAAATGGTGCTACAAGATATTCAAGCCGTTCTTCTACTCGCGCAAAGATACGGTGGCAGTGATGTTATGTGGACCGGCTAAGACGGCTGCGTTGGGGGTGTCGTTAGTGACCTCACAGTACGGGTCCGACAATTCCCATCTTGGGATTTTGTTGGTGCCATTGGTTTTGTACCAGGCAGAACAGGTGTTCACGGCTGGgatcttggtgaactttATGCGCAAATGGGTACACGCAGAGGACCCCAAACCGGACGTCGAGACCATGGTGGAACAGGAGCCCGCGAGTTCTGTGGTGAAGGACGCCGAGGATCCAAGCGTCGAGCACCAGAGTACTACCAACCTGGTCACCACCCTCTCCAAATAG